One segment of Thermococcus profundus DNA contains the following:
- a CDS encoding protein translocase subunit SecF, which produces MASKKKGKAPSRPADGILESKRRRLSFLVRMEPKKMILYPLVVFVIAALLLAVHPPEKGIDLKGGVVVTVYHISATPDELAKYVKDKTGINVRAEKFSDPITGLSGIRLYAPAGTNPDEISNAIQLKYKNADITPRVVDPTFGKIAQKQGIKAVIYAFIGMAIVVFLFFRDPIPSGTIIFSAFSDMVIALAVMGLLGINLTTATIAALLMLIGYTVDSNILLTTRLLRRKEDTAEDAYLSAVSTGFTMSTTTLGALLILWLVSTSDVIDSITIVLIFGLLADFMNTWIFNAGVLRWYVASPFKFTLKLRRGS; this is translated from the coding sequence ATGGCATCTAAGAAAAAAGGGAAGGCCCCATCGAGGCCCGCGGATGGAATACTCGAGAGCAAGAGGAGGAGGCTTTCCTTCCTCGTTAGAATGGAACCCAAAAAAATGATACTCTACCCACTGGTGGTTTTTGTAATAGCCGCCCTCCTTCTCGCGGTTCACCCGCCGGAGAAGGGCATAGACCTCAAGGGTGGTGTGGTAGTAACCGTCTACCACATCTCGGCCACCCCAGATGAACTCGCCAAATACGTCAAGGACAAAACCGGGATTAACGTCAGGGCCGAGAAGTTCAGCGACCCCATAACCGGGCTCTCAGGGATCAGGCTCTACGCCCCGGCGGGAACGAATCCCGACGAAATCTCAAACGCCATCCAGCTTAAATACAAGAACGCGGACATAACCCCCAGGGTCGTGGATCCAACCTTCGGTAAAATAGCCCAGAAGCAGGGAATAAAGGCGGTTATATACGCCTTCATCGGAATGGCAATAGTGGTCTTCCTGTTCTTCAGGGATCCGATTCCATCGGGCACAATAATATTCTCGGCATTCTCGGACATGGTAATAGCCCTCGCCGTCATGGGCCTGCTTGGAATAAACCTCACAACTGCCACAATAGCCGCTCTCCTCATGCTCATAGGTTACACAGTAGACAGCAACATCCTCCTCACCACCAGACTCCTCAGGAGGAAGGAGGACACGGCCGAGGATGCGTACCTGTCGGCGGTTTCAACCGGGTTCACCATGAGCACCACAACCTTAGGCGCCCTCCTTATCCTCTGGCTCGTCTCCACGTCCGACGTGATAGACAGCATAACCATCGTCCTCATCTTCGGCCTGTTGGCGGACTTCATGAACACCTGGATCTTCAACGCCGGTGTGCTGAGGTGGTACGTGGCAAGCCCGTTCAAGTTCACACTCAAGCTCAGGAGGGGTAGCTGA
- a CDS encoding potassium channel family protein, whose product MFVIIMGAGRVGYLVAKMLEEDGHDVTVIEQDGERAKELSLEINGLVIEGDATDPKTLEEANIKQAHAFAALTGKDDANILACILAKNLNPSIYTALRISNPKNKRIFERVEDLKKYFNFTISPEEIAAEYISRNLSTPGFDRVLFPKEGAEIVRFEITPDSWVAGKTVKELGLPKDALIVAVYDRRGNLIIPSGDTKLPEEGSLIVFAKTGVLDDVKDIFEKMNEGR is encoded by the coding sequence ATGTTCGTGATAATAATGGGTGCGGGCAGGGTTGGTTATTTAGTGGCCAAGATGCTCGAGGAGGACGGCCACGATGTAACCGTTATAGAACAGGACGGGGAGCGGGCGAAGGAACTGTCCCTCGAAATAAACGGCCTCGTCATCGAGGGAGACGCAACCGACCCCAAGACCCTTGAAGAGGCAAACATAAAACAGGCCCACGCCTTCGCGGCCCTGACCGGAAAGGACGACGCCAACATACTAGCCTGCATCCTCGCAAAGAACCTCAACCCAAGTATCTACACGGCCCTGAGGATAAGCAACCCCAAGAACAAGAGGATATTCGAGAGGGTCGAGGATCTCAAAAAGTACTTCAACTTCACGATCTCCCCAGAGGAGATAGCGGCGGAGTACATATCCAGGAACCTCTCAACCCCTGGCTTTGATAGGGTTCTCTTCCCCAAGGAAGGGGCTGAGATAGTCCGTTTTGAGATAACCCCCGACAGCTGGGTTGCCGGAAAGACCGTGAAGGAGCTCGGCCTTCCCAAGGATGCCCTCATCGTTGCAGTATACGACAGGAGGGGGAACCTGATAATCCCCTCAGGAGACACCAAACTGCCAGAGGAGGGCTCGCTGATAGTCTTCGCCAAAACCGGAGTGCTCGATGATGTGAAGGACATATTCGAAAAGATGAACGAGGGGAGGTAG
- the speD gene encoding adenosylmethionine decarboxylase, translated as MSEIETIGFHYVVEAAGCDPEVLGNADRIREIFLNAAKISNMEVKSSYFFKFSPTGVSGVVIVAESHISVHTWPERGYAALDVYTCGTKADPEKAVDYILEQFKARYAHVSEIKRGIEEDDDTYTHMIMTWEESLRKDGNGRG; from the coding sequence ATGAGCGAGATCGAGACGATAGGGTTTCACTACGTTGTTGAGGCCGCCGGTTGCGATCCTGAAGTCCTCGGTAACGCTGATAGGATAAGGGAGATATTCCTCAACGCGGCGAAGATAAGCAACATGGAGGTTAAGTCCAGCTACTTCTTCAAGTTCTCGCCAACCGGCGTCAGCGGAGTCGTCATCGTCGCTGAGAGCCACATCTCAGTCCACACTTGGCCGGAGAGAGGTTATGCCGCCCTCGACGTCTACACCTGCGGCACCAAGGCCGACCCCGAGAAGGCCGTCGACTACATCCTGGAGCAGTTCAAGGCCAGGTACGCCCACGTCTCAGAGATAAAGAGGGGCATTGAGGAAGACGACGACACCTACACCCACATGATTATGACTTGGGAGGAGAGCCTCAGAAAAGACGGAAACGGAAGGGGTTAA
- a CDS encoding preprotein translocase subunit SecD family protein: MARRKGIKALLLNWRVLLLIIFLVGSLAAIAANGLTYGIDIGGGVALIAKPEKPVSGDTVNGIITSLQNRLNTFGVKDITIESQRDPETGESLIVVKVANITLDEAKQIKNLIESQGVLYMEFNGVIFATGADVTVHSSDWGLNPRDCSTCWYVGFQLSGKAQDNFKKVASGKTGWPVDIFLDPPTNSLLVVSSRVYQELQNPADFNGKAGTQAPTLLERIEKAFNITVVEYNNQTAEEIIANATNLGKKSIIIADLPESLYNQVKDALLQAGSKIRVSYFTPQPNEDMRDFVKRILNLYGPYTLKFDPAQGNSDRLQLSGSAATKEEALQEAKRIYSVLRSGSLAVKLHVISEEYISPTLGAGFKKQAGIAGIGALIAVLLIVYYHYRRWKIAIPVASTSLFEVTIILGIAALIRWNLDLPSIAGIIAAIGTGVDQQIVITDELLGGSPSGKVARRMGLIKRMARAFFVILASATTTIVAMSFLLMYFVGTLKGFAFTTILGVLIGVLVTRPAYAEIAKHLLSLD; this comes from the coding sequence ATGGCCAGAAGAAAGGGAATCAAAGCCCTCCTGCTCAACTGGAGGGTTCTCCTGCTCATAATCTTCCTCGTGGGGTCCCTGGCCGCTATCGCGGCCAACGGTCTGACCTACGGTATCGACATCGGCGGTGGGGTAGCCCTCATCGCAAAGCCAGAAAAACCCGTGAGCGGCGATACTGTCAACGGCATAATAACCTCCCTCCAGAACAGGCTCAACACCTTCGGCGTCAAGGACATCACCATAGAGTCACAGCGCGACCCCGAAACCGGGGAGAGCCTGATAGTCGTCAAGGTGGCCAACATTACCCTCGACGAGGCCAAGCAGATAAAGAACCTCATAGAGAGCCAGGGTGTACTCTACATGGAGTTCAACGGCGTTATCTTTGCCACCGGAGCGGACGTTACGGTTCACTCGAGTGACTGGGGCCTCAACCCGAGGGATTGCTCAACCTGCTGGTACGTGGGCTTCCAGCTTTCAGGCAAGGCCCAGGACAACTTCAAGAAAGTCGCAAGCGGCAAAACGGGCTGGCCCGTTGACATATTCCTCGACCCGCCGACCAACTCCCTCCTAGTGGTCTCATCCAGGGTCTATCAGGAGCTCCAGAACCCTGCCGATTTCAACGGGAAAGCTGGCACTCAAGCTCCAACGCTCCTTGAGAGGATCGAGAAGGCCTTCAACATCACCGTCGTCGAGTACAACAACCAGACCGCGGAGGAGATCATAGCTAACGCCACTAACCTAGGAAAGAAGAGCATAATAATCGCGGATCTCCCGGAAAGCCTCTACAACCAGGTCAAGGATGCCCTCCTCCAGGCAGGATCTAAGATCCGTGTCTCTTACTTCACCCCCCAACCAAACGAGGATATGAGGGACTTCGTCAAGAGAATTCTCAACCTCTACGGCCCCTACACCCTCAAGTTCGATCCAGCGCAGGGCAACTCCGACAGGCTTCAGCTCAGCGGAAGCGCCGCCACCAAAGAGGAAGCCCTCCAGGAGGCGAAGAGGATATACAGCGTCCTCAGGAGCGGTTCCCTCGCGGTCAAGCTCCACGTCATAAGCGAGGAGTACATATCCCCAACCCTCGGAGCAGGCTTCAAGAAGCAGGCTGGTATAGCTGGAATAGGCGCACTCATAGCTGTGCTCCTCATAGTCTACTACCACTACCGCAGGTGGAAGATAGCCATCCCGGTCGCGAGCACGAGCCTGTTTGAGGTCACGATAATCCTCGGAATAGCCGCACTGATACGCTGGAACCTCGACCTCCCGAGTATAGCAGGTATCATAGCGGCCATAGGTACGGGTGTGGACCAGCAGATAGTCATAACCGACGAGCTCCTCGGAGGATCCCCAAGCGGTAAGGTTGCCAGGAGGATGGGACTCATCAAGAGAATGGCTAGGGCGTTCTTCGTCATCCTGGCTTCAGCAACGACCACGATAGTCGCAATGAGCTTCCTCCTCATGTACTTCGTCGGAACACTTAAGGGCTTCGCATTCACAACTATACTCGGTGTGCTCATTGGAGTCCTCGTCACCAGACCGGCCTACGCGGAGATAGCCAAGCACCTCCTCTCGCTCGACTGA